The Manihot esculenta cultivar AM560-2 chromosome 17, M.esculenta_v8, whole genome shotgun sequence genome contains the following window.
ACCTGAGTTCTTAAGAGATTCACACAATTGTGCTCGAGTATGCAAGATCCGCTGACGAGCACATATTGCAGAAAAGTATGGAATCTCCATGCTCATCTCTATCAGTGGCTTGACCAGCAAATTTAACAACTCAAAGTTCAATGGCTTTCTATTTGCTAAGACAGCAAAATATTGCAATAATACACCATAAAATACCtgcaaaaagaaaattatttttattcaatagaAGCAACAGCCAAGTGGTAATGAATTCTTCAAATGCATAACCATACCATGCATGACAACCACAAGTCAGAAAAATAGTTTAAGAAACTTCCCAAGGTGTTTCTGATAATTCTCTTTGGGATTGCTTAAGTAACCATAAAATATTGTTAATGATCCACATGAGTTGccagtttatttttaataatgaattatttgataaagtttataaaataaacatgctgaaaaagagttgaaaaagaaatcaacaaataatgataaaaatcttATCAATATATTAATCAAAATCACCATTATGTTAACTAGAAAACTCATCCatgggttttttatttttaaaatatacgtCCATAATATTTATGTTGATGACTTTAGGAGCATATAATCaacataacaaaataaaataactccATGGCATTTCCAGAATATAACTATTCTTCTAGAGCACTCAAAGCTTGGTCATGACCCATCTacaccaataaaaataaataaatgaataataacTACACATGCTCACAGACAAGGCAAATAAAGATGTAAGAAAATTTTCCATACTTGCATTTTCTTCCGATTTTCTGCAGCAAGTTTTATAGCATTGCTTGCCCGAATTCGATTGACTACAACAATAACATTGGCATTAGAACAATTATCCAATAATGCACATAGTTCTTCAAAGCTCTTTGGGGCTTCAATTAAAAAGGGAATGTCTGGTTCAGTTGAAAGCTGATTTACGTGCTTCGCAACCAAAGATTCTCCATCTCCTTCCCTAGAATTGATATTATCAtttttctttggcttcttgcaGCCTCTTCGCTCCATTTCTTCATTTTCATCATCAAGCTTGTCATTGTGCTCTTCTTCATTATCTTCCAAATCTGTGCCAAGATTATCATCATCACTCTGTTCCCAGTCCTTCAGAGACAAAGTTTTATCACTTACATCCTTATGTTCATCACTTTCACTTTCATCAGATCCTTCACTATCACCATCATCTTCAGCATTTTCTGAATCTTCAGAAGAATTATCATCTTCATTCTCAGAGTCATCCACATCCCTTCTTTCAAGAATCTCATCAACCCAGCCCTTTCCAGGCTTAGGCTCGTCATGGAGAGAAAAGGAATCACCCAGATCATCCCCAGAAATTGACCTTGGCCTCTGGGTCAATGGCTTCTCATTATCATCATTCTCTTCATCACTAGAGTCATTAATTGCAAGCATCCGTTTCTTTCGCTCTTCCTGAAAAGTGGAGTGCCGCACAAGTTAGTAACAGAAGTTCAAATAAGCAGGCAACCGTTATATCATAATTCATAAGATAGATTCACAGTTAAGATCAACATATAAGGAAAACAAAATGCAGTTTATGTTTAAATCAGTAACACTGCACTAAAAGTCCAGAACACTCTTAGCTTCAACATAGCAGAAACATACCTCTAATCGCTCTAGTCGTTCTCTCTCCTCCTGGGCAATCTCTTCTGGTGTCTTTGTCCTGTCTGATGGATAAGCACGAATATCCAACGACATTGCTTTGACAAGTTTATCATAAGCATCAGGCTTTTCCTGCTGAAAACAGCAAACAGCCTAAATTTCCCATGCTAAGAATTAGGTAAGCTAAGGAATTGTTATTGTTATCCGCTAAGTTTAGAGCTTTAGATAATTTATAAGATGAACAAAGGAAGCAGCTATAAGGGTGAAAAATTATAGAAACCATCCCTTCTAAAATGGGGAATAGGGACCTTAACATGATGACACAACCAATTAGGCCAGACTTGAGgtctataataataaaaaaacaatttaatccaggaacatttagaaaataaaaataggaaaagaaaaagcagcAAACTCAGAAACCACTAAACATATTTTCTATAACAGTTGACAGATCCCAGAACATCAAACAATACCTGCCTAAGAACTTCTGGTTTTTGACTCACTAAATCATCCTTCTTTACATGCTCATTAGGAAGGCTGGAATTCACAAGCGCCTTCAAGGCATTCATCTTGCTCGGTTCAGTCAAAGATAATAAGGCCTGAGATTGCACTAAAGATGTGAAGCTTTTATCTAATTCTTCCATCAACTTTTCATTTTCCTCCTTATCTTTTGCTTTTTGAGCCTGGTACACAATATCCAAAACAATTATGTAACAAGATCAGACCAAAGACAGTCTCATTTTGTAAACAATTTCAGTGAGACAAAGGATTCTGCACCTTGAAGAACTTGCTCTTCAAAATAACCTCCTCCATAACTTCCTTCTTGGTTTTGTGCTTCTGCAATCAGAGTGTCATACTTTAAATCAAGGAGAAGGCATCATTTGGCACTcacaccaaaattttaattaataagacagctaaataaaattatattcaatGGATTGCAGCACTTATTCAATTCtaagttcaaaattttagtaaaggaataatatataatttttcatatttgaaCATGATGATTGGAGACCATAATGGAAGTAACAGGGTAAGTCTCACATTTTCCTCCCCTTCCATGCCCTGCTCCACTTGCTGGGGTGTATCATTATCATTAATTTGCTTCAATTTGGCCAACTTCCCTgcaaaaaaagagaaatatgAGATTGAAGTCGTGAATGAACTTAAATATAGgataatgaaataaaaagacGTTTAAATAAGACCATAACAATGAGCAATAGCACTTCGGTTGGAGAATTAAACCTAAACCACATGACACAAGACTACTAGACTGATAAGCATCAAAGCCATCAAATAAACAAATTTCAGCAAACTGTATCATGGCCAtttaaaagagagagagagagagagagagagagagagattaaaaaagaagaagaaagaaaggaatCAAATGTCAAGCAAACAAAAATACACATGCAGTGCAAGAGAATTATGGTTTAGCAAACAAAAAGAGGAAAACAAATACAAAACACTTTAAGATATGTAAACAGAATTAGAATGCATCAGAAACAATATGGAGATGGCATTTATAGAGAGAAAAATGGAGAGTATGAGGGAATATATTTTCCCCATAATTAGAACAGTTAACACATTCTGCTGTGAGGTCTTTAGATGTAACTAGGAGTATAAACAAATCGAGCAAAGCTGAATgagttttagttttaaaataatatgtttaaaactaataattttaaCCAAACAAGCATATTTACAAGCCAACTCGCAAACCTGGAAAACAAGCCAACTCTCAAGCTCAACAAGCTAACTATTTGTAAGGCCAAATTTGGCTCGTTCATCAAATAAGCATAAAATTTAGGCCCAAGTTTGGCTTGTCTAGAAACAAATCAAGTAATGCCAAAATTTTATCAAGTCCAGCCTCGAATAGCTCACAAGCAACTTGGTACACAACATGGCACAGAAAACAAGAATTTCAGTATACAGCCTCACACAAGGAGCTGAAGTAGCTAATTAAATTAGATAATGCTACAAGGACATGTCAACAGAAAAATGATCTATCAAGCAAAATTAACACTTGTGAAGCTCAGCCATCTGGCTCACAATGTGTACCCCCCCCCCCATTTGAATCAGAATCCACTCCAAGAAGGGcactttaaaaaaatgaaatgtcTTGAGTTTTAGACTTTTACCTCACATGATCAATAGTAAGAACCAAAATTTAAACCAAAGTCAGCATGCAACAAAGCCAAATTtgtttaaaaggaaaaaaagagttGTTCATACGCACTCCTTGTTTCATCTGCTTCTGCATCAACTTTATCATCATCAGACAGCATTCCATCCTCAAAATCATCCTGATCTGAAAAGGGACCAAAGCCCTGAATTTCgaaatcttcttcttctccatctgaTAAGTTATACTTGCTCTTCTTGCTTAATTTCAACTATGAAAAATGAAACAAAAGATAAATGAAATCAacaagagagagatagagagagaataAGCACTCCACTTTTTTCATTCATATATACGAACTTTATACATCAGCAACTAAAACGTTTCCAAAATTAGCATTGCAATGTTCTAGAGCCCATGGAAGAAGAACATGTACCAGAAAAGGAAGATTTATAAAAATCACTTGTAGttccaaaaccataaaaatgCAAGTTTTGGAATCTCCTACATAAATTCCTACAAAAGAACATGTATTTCCTAAAGAATTTCCGCAATCATATGGGCTTGCTATCTCTATTGAGGTCGATTATTTTAGCGATATGCCAACAAGAAGACTCTCATTAATCAAACATTTATCCACCATTTTTCCTTGACTCATTCCAATGAGCAAACAGGGAAAAACAAAGGCCAACCTGACGCTCGCGCTGGGACCGCATAATTGCCTTATCAAACTCTCCGAGGTCATCATTCTTCTCCCCGATTCGTTTGTCTACGAACACCGACGACTTCCCGCTTTGCTCATACTCCTTCAGAAGTGTTTTCTTCCTCTGCCACCACGAAACATGAAATTATGCTTACTTATACATGTAAAATACTCAATTTCTGGAATTTGATAGAGTGAGTAGAGATGCCTTCTCGATGGCAAGGGATCGTGCAAGGCCGATTCGGCGTTCTTCGCCCTTGCCCTTCTTCTTGCCGAGGATGTCGAATTTGCGGCGGGACCAAATGGTCTCGAAAGGGTTGTCTTTTGGATTCTTGAGCTTCATTGCCACAACATTTGGACCTGACTTGTTGTTCTTCTTGTTCTTTTTCTTAGCATTGTTGTCGCCGCCGGCTCCTTTGGCTGTCTTCGCCATTGAAACTGTGCCGGACAGAGATGGAGCTTTGGGcgagggtttagggtttagacgGGGGCAAAACTGAAAACAACAAAATAATGGAAAGGCCAACCGGCATCACCTAAACGTATTATtggcttttatattttaaaagattgAAAAGCCACGTATTTTCATAACTCATCGAATATTCTGGATATCGCCATTTATTTGTGTTAATTTCACAGCTGGATCAGTAATTTTTCTGatttatatcataaaattttttgattaatttaattatcagtGACTTACTAGAATtagattataaattaatttataataaaatttcactaatataaataattgtatcaaaatctctcccaactttaAATTACATAACAAAAAttactaatattttaatttaatatacaaataattttgtttgaaatatatttaaaaattaatagtaatactatttcattaatataaatacaataacaatcataggaaaaatgttttaatgtaattcaaatattgcaaataaaatatttttttaatttaaataaaatcaataaaattgaaataaataaaaatatataaatataatgccattgtaaaattaaattattaaatttaaataataaaatatatagaatAGGTCTTTTACCTCAAAATTAGCAGTTTATTATTTAatgcaataaaattaatataaataaaagaaaaaacaaagggcttattttaactcttaaattataagttaataatcaaaatcaatctacaatttttttttttatctaaacacgttttttaactattaaaataaaataaataaatagaatagaATATATATGTGAACTTGGCTTGCTCGCATTTCTAACCAAATGttattaaattaaagtttaacTTATATAAAAAGATGATTTGTGATAATTAATTCTTAAACTTCTCCCAACAGCTTGACTcattaaatgaataaattttaattaaatgaattttttagatttccgataataattttaaatgaacagCTCTAATTTCATAACCTTTTTTATGGATTTGCTTTGTAAATTTTTCTAGACAAAACGCGTTTAAGTGAATCGTATAAATTTAGTATCAAATTAAGTTTAGTACTAAAAAACTActcatacttttttttttaataacgtGTGCCCTTAAGTGGAAATATTAATATAGTTACTCTATCGTAACGAAAATAGCATTCAAAACCATAtgaaaatctataaaaaaaaaactcaaaaatttagataaaatatttctttttctgcGGTCGAAACTTGGTCAAACTGCTTTGGCGCCGCACAACGCAGTGAAACTCGACGAGTGAAGGAGTAGATTGAAcacaaaaaaaagaataaagaatAAAGGGCAATATACGAGTATTTTGGTTGTCCATCGACACAATAACACACATAAAAGAAAACTTAGAAGTGTCTCGTTTTTTTCATTGAAGCTTACAATTCGAAATATGCTCATATCCTCAATATTCTTTTTCATGTATAGAAGCTAAGAGCTGCGAGGTTTGAGTGGTGATAATATTAACACGTGGTTGTAGTCAATTTTCTCTTAAGTGTGTGTTTAACATTTGCACACAAGGATTTTACAGGGCCTTCCTTTCCTTTGTACAACAAGTTAATGTTAGGGAGTCGACCTTCTCGCATGGAGAACTGCTGCTGTAATTAAGTCGAACAGCTATCGGTGTCGCTAAGGAGCCTTTAATATTCTTGAAGCTGATGTTGGCGATCCTAACTTTTGACAAAAGCTGATACAAATATTAGAAATGGCAAAAAGTTACAGAAATTTCATATTGTGGGCACCTCTGTCCGTGGACAATGCATTAAGTGactctttctttttcatttcttttcgcGTTACCTTTGGGTTGCACTGATTCCATGGGTAATACACTTGATCTATGAGGATAGGGTTGCTGACATTTTTCATCATAATATCCTCGAAATGCATATTAGATGCAATGCCAC
Protein-coding sequences here:
- the LOC110607769 gene encoding nucleolar protein 14 isoform X1, which produces MAKTAKGAGGDNNAKKKNKKNNKSGPNVVAMKLKNPKDNPFETIWSRRKFDILGKKKGKGEERRIGLARSLAIEKRKKTLLKEYEQSGKSSVFVDKRIGEKNDDLGEFDKAIMRSQRERQLKLSKKSKYNLSDGEEEDFEIQGFGPFSDQDDFEDGMLSDDDKVDAEADETRRKLAKLKQINDNDTPQQVEQGMEGEENKHKTKKEVMEEVILKSKFFKAQKAKDKEENEKLMEELDKSFTSLVQSQALLSLTEPSKMNALKALVNSSLPNEHVKKDDLVSQKPEVLRQQEKPDAYDKLVKAMSLDIRAYPSDRTKTPEEIAQEERERLERLEEERKKRMLAINDSSDEENDDNEKPLTQRPRSISGDDLGDSFSLHDEPKPGKGWVDEILERRDVDDSENEDDNSSEDSENAEDDGDSEGSDESESDEHKDVSDKTLSLKDWEQSDDDNLGTDLEDNEEEHNDKLDDENEEMERRGCKKPKKNDNINSREGDGESLVAKHVNQLSTEPDIPFLIEAPKSFEELCALLDNCSNANVIVVVNRIRASNAIKLAAENRKKMQVFYGVLLQYFAVLANRKPLNFELLNLLVKPLIEMSMEIPYFSAICARQRILHTRAQLCESLKNSENGAWPSVKTLCLLQLWSMIFPCSDFRHVVMTPAILLMCEYLTRCPITSGRDVAVGSFLCSMVFSVIKQSKKFCPEAIMFLQSLLMAAIERKQTSYEEPQFYHLVELKALGPLLFIRHCVNEISPLNFFMIMDMPENSAFFSSDNFRASMIVTVVETLRGYVEVYEGLNSFPEIFLPISTLLLEVAKQEHLPAALQDKCKDVAELIKRKANEKYELRRPLQMRKQKPVPIVQLNPKFEENFVKGRDYDPDRERAEARKLRKLVKREAKGAARELRKDNYFLFEVKEGQKAQMQEERAEMYGRARAFLQEQEHAFKSGQLGKGGKRRR
- the LOC110607769 gene encoding nucleolar protein 14 isoform X2, which produces MAKTAKGAGGDNNAKKKNKKNNKSGPNVVAMKLKNPKDNPFETIWSRRKFDILGKKKGKGEERRIGLARSLAIEKRKKTLLKEYEQSGKSSVFVDKRIGEKNDDLGEFDKAIMRSQRERQLKLSKKSKYNLSDGEEEDFEIQGFGPFSDQDDFEDGMLSDDDKVDAEADETRRKLAKLKQINDNDTPQQVEQGMEGEENKHKTKKEVMEEVILKSKFFKAQKAKDKEENEKLMEELDKSFTSLVQSQALLSLTEPSKMNALKALVNSSLPNEHVKKDDLVSQKPEVLRQEKPDAYDKLVKAMSLDIRAYPSDRTKTPEEIAQEERERLERLEEERKKRMLAINDSSDEENDDNEKPLTQRPRSISGDDLGDSFSLHDEPKPGKGWVDEILERRDVDDSENEDDNSSEDSENAEDDGDSEGSDESESDEHKDVSDKTLSLKDWEQSDDDNLGTDLEDNEEEHNDKLDDENEEMERRGCKKPKKNDNINSREGDGESLVAKHVNQLSTEPDIPFLIEAPKSFEELCALLDNCSNANVIVVVNRIRASNAIKLAAENRKKMQVFYGVLLQYFAVLANRKPLNFELLNLLVKPLIEMSMEIPYFSAICARQRILHTRAQLCESLKNSENGAWPSVKTLCLLQLWSMIFPCSDFRHVVMTPAILLMCEYLTRCPITSGRDVAVGSFLCSMVFSVIKQSKKFCPEAIMFLQSLLMAAIERKQTSYEEPQFYHLVELKALGPLLFIRHCVNEISPLNFFMIMDMPENSAFFSSDNFRASMIVTVVETLRGYVEVYEGLNSFPEIFLPISTLLLEVAKQEHLPAALQDKCKDVAELIKRKANEKYELRRPLQMRKQKPVPIVQLNPKFEENFVKGRDYDPDRERAEARKLRKLVKREAKGAARELRKDNYFLFEVKEGQKAQMQEERAEMYGRARAFLQEQEHAFKSGQLGKGGKRRR